One genomic segment of Hevea brasiliensis isolate MT/VB/25A 57/8 chromosome 3, ASM3005281v1, whole genome shotgun sequence includes these proteins:
- the LOC110669900 gene encoding uncharacterized protein LOC110669900 has translation MDRNGIIVAVLLLILIVADVSNASLLSTFRRFVAVTGINQISPSPSPDPLLVVTNGRSNGTISKDRKVPDDSNKVDSGSKGSMAGPPPQNKREDEKSHGTTNRNDNKTDSQSEVGQNCTGMTRRCKDQDKLVACILSSQTGHKKFVVLVQNDGESDLKVTLSAPNPIDNTLLEIPKHRTRKINLAVGNSNEVILEAGKGECVLHTDLPASQGNIFMHLPSYNKLITPINGAYFIILTVLIFGGVWACCLFRKRKQHDGIPYQELEMGLPESSSANNVETAEGWDEGWDDDWDEENAVKSPAARHLGSISANGLISRSPKKDEWGNDWDD, from the exons ATGGATAGAAATGGAATAATTGTGGCAGTAttgttattgattttgattgttgCCGATGTTTCCAATGCTTCCTTGCTCTCGACGTTTCGAAGATTTGTAGCCGTTACGGGCATAAACCAA ATTTCTCCATCGCCAAGTCCAGATCCTTTATTGGTTGTTACTAATGGGAGGTCAAATGGGACAATTTCGAAGGATAGGAAGGTACCAGATGATTCTAACAAGGTTGACTCTGGTTCAAAGGGTTCGATGGCAGGTCCGCCTCCTCAAAACAAAAGGGAGGATGAGAAGTCTCATGGAACGACAAATAGGAATGACAATAAAACGGATTCACAGTCAGAGGTTGGTCAAAATTGTACTGGGATGACTAGACGGTGCAAGGATCAGGATAAATTGGTTGCCTGCATTCTTAGTTCTCAAACTG GGCACAAAAAATTTGTGGTTCTAGTCCAGAATGATGGAGAAAGCGATCTGAAAGTGACTCTTTCTGCTCCAAATCCCATTGATAATACTCTCCTTGAAATACCCAAACACCGAACTAGAAAG ATCAATTTAGCTGTTGGTAACAGCAATGAAGTGATACTAGAAGCTGGAAAGGGGGAGTGTGTTCTACACACGGATCTTCCTGCATCTCAGGGAAACATTTTCATGCACCTTCCTTCTTACAACAAACTGATCACTCCCATTAATGGTGCCTACTTCATAATTCTCACTGTGTTAATTTTTGGAGGGGTATGGGCTTGCTGCTTGTTTAGAAAGAGGAAACAACACGATGGCATACCTTATCAAGAACTTGAGATGGGTTTGCCAGAATCTAGTTCAGCAAACAATGTGGAAACAGCAGAAGGTTGGGATGAGGGCTGGGATGATGACTGGGACGAGGAAAATGCGGTGAAGTCACCAGCAGCACGTCATTTGGGAAGTATCTCAGCCAACGGCCTTATTTCTAGGTCTCCAAAGAAGGATGAATGGGGAAATGATTGGGATGATTAG
- the LOC110669898 gene encoding leucine-rich repeat receptor-like protein kinase PXC2, giving the protein MLFDLCLFLLLVPVFSKSLDPTFNDDVLGLIVFKAGLQDPESKLASWNEEDENPCNWVGVKCDPKTQRVTELVLDGFSLSGHIGHGLLRLQFLQILSLSNNNFTGTINPDLSQLGVLQVVDLSQNNLSGFIPDGFFKQCESLRSVSFATNKLTGQIPESLSWCTSLAAVNFSSNQLSGELPSGLWFLRGLQSLDLSDNLLGGEIPEGITNLYDLTAINLQNNRFSGQLPVDIGGCLLLKMLDFSENSLSGVLPESLRRLRSCTSLRLRGNSFAGEIPSWIGELKNLESLDLSTNEFVGRIPSSIGNLTLLKELSLSRNRITGGLPQSMAYCLNLLVLDVSQNELTGNLPSWIFKMGLKSISLSGNGLSKSMQYPSVTSVAASLQGLKVLDLSSNDLSGEIPSDIGVLSSLLFLNISRNRLFGSIPSSIGDLKMTQVLDLSDNKLNGRIPSEIGGVVSLVELILEKNCITGNIPTQIKNCSSLASLMLSQNNLTGPVPAAIANLSNLQYVDLSFNNLSGSLPKELTNLSYLVSFNVSHNKLQGELPVGGFFNTISSSAVSGNPALCGSVVNRSCPSVHPKPIVLNPNSSASSNGSSLSHNHQKIAFSISAFIAIGAAAFIALGVVAVSLLNIHVRSSMTRTPVALTLSGGEDFSCSPTNDPNYGKLVMFSGDADFVAGAHALLNKDCELGRGGFGVVYRTILRDGRSVAIKKLTVSSLIKSQDEFEREVKRLGKIRHHNLVALEGYYWTSSLQLLIYEYISSGSLYKHLHDGHNKNCLSWRQRFNIIVGMAKGLAHLHHMNIIHYNLKSNNILIDDFGEPKVGDFGLARLLPMLDRCILSSKIQSALGYMAPEFACQTVKITEKCDVYGFGILVLEVVTGKRPVEYMEDDVVVLCDMVRGALEDGRVEECFDGRLRGNFPEDEAIPVIKLGLICASQVPSNRPDMEEVVNILELIQCPAEGQEELE; this is encoded by the exons ATGCTATTCGACCTCTGCCTTTTTCTTCTTTTAGTTCCTGTTTTTTCTAAGTCTTTGGACCCAACATTCAACGATGATGTTCTTGGGTTGATAGTCTTCAAGGCCGGTCTTCAAGACCCAGAGTCTAAACTTGCGTCATGGAATGAAGAGGATGAGAATCCCTGCAACTGGGTCGGTGTCAAGTGCGACCCCAAAACCCAACGGGTTACGGAGCTGGTTCTTGATGGCTTCTCTCTTTCTGGGCACATTGGCCACGGTCTTCTACGGCTGCAGTTTCTCCAGATTCTGTCACTATCAAACAACAACTTCACTGGCACCATAAACCCTGATCTTTCTCAGCTTGGGGTTTTACAAGTCGTCGACTTGAGTCAGAACAATCTCTCTGGGTTTATCCCTGATGGATTTTTTAAGCAATGTGAATCCTTGAGATCGGTTTCATTTGCTACGAATAAGCTTACTGGGCAAATTCCTGAATCTTTGAGCTGGTGCACGTCATTGGCAGCAGTTAATTTCTCATCTAATCAGCTTTCTGGTGAATTACCATCTGGATTATGGTTTTTGAGGGGGCTTCAATCCCTTGATTTATCTGATAATTTGCTGGGGGGAGAGATTCCAGAAGGGATCACAAATTTATATGATTTGACGGCCATTAATTTGCAGAAtaacagattctctggacagctTCCAGTGGATATTGGAGGTTGTTTGCTTTTGAAAATGCTTGATTTTAGTGAGAATTCTCTGTCTGGAGTCCTTCCTGAGTCATTGCGGAGACTTAGGTCGTGCACTTCTCTTAGATTGCGAGGAAATTCATTTGCAGGAGAAATTCCTAGTTGGATTGGCGAATTAAAAAATCTCGAGAGTTTGGATCTTTCTACCAATGAATTTGTTGGTCGGATTCCATCTTCAATAGGAAATCTTACTCTATTGAAGGAATTAAGTCTATCCAGGAACCGTATTACAGGAGGGTTGCCACAGTCGATGGCATATTGTCTTAACCTTCTGGTTCTAGATGTTAGCCAGAATGAATTGACAGGAAATCTTCCATCGTGGATTTTCAAGATGGGCTTAAAAAGTATCTCACTTTCTGGGAACGGACTCAGTAAGAGTATGCAATATCCTTCAGTTACCTCAGTGGCAGCCTCTCTTCAAGGTCTTAAGGTCTTGGACCTATCTTCAAATGACCTATCTGGTGAAATTCCATCTGATATTGGGGTTCTTAGCAGCTTGCTGTTCTTGAATATATCCAGAAACCGACTCTTTGGTTCTATCCCATCTAGCATAGGAGATTTGAAGATGACCCAAGTTCTTGATTTAAGTGATAATAAGCTAAATGGAAGAATTCCTTCTGAAATTGGAGGAGTGGTTTCACTTGTGGAACTGATATTGGAAAAGAACTGCATAACTGGGAATATTCCAACTCAAATAAAAAACTGCTCATCTCTTGCATCTTT AATGCTATCTCAGAACAACCTCACTGGTCCAGTGCCTGCAGCCATTGCAAACTTAAGCAACCTCCAATATGTGGACTTATCATTCAATAACCTCTCTGGAAGCTTGCCAAAGGAGCTGACAAATCTTTCCTACCTTGTGTCGTTTAATGTTTCTCATAACAAACTACAAGGTGAGCTACCAGTTGGGGGTTTCTTCAACACCATTTCCTCCTCAGCTGTCTCAGGAAATCCAGCCCTATGTGGTTCTGTTGTCAACCGCTCCTGCCCTTCTGTCCATCCAAAGCCCATTGTTCTAAACCCCAACTCATCTGCCTCTTCCAATGGCTCCTCTTTAAGTCACAATCACCAGAAAATTGCTTTCAGCATCTCTGCCTTCATTGCTATTGGTGCAGCTGCTTTCATTGCCCTTGGTGTGGTAGCTGTGTCTCTCCTCAACATTCATGTACGATCTTCCATGACACGAACTCCCGTTGCACTCACTTTATCAGGTGGGGAAGATTTCAGTTGTTCCCCAACTAATGATCCAAACTATGGCAAACTTGTAATGTTTTCGGGCGATGCCGATTTTGTTGCTGGTGCCCATGCATTACTCAACAAGGACTGCGAACTTGGTCGTGGTGGATTTGGAGTTGTTTACCGAACAATACTTCGAGATGGGCGTTCAGTTGCCATAAAGAAACTAACAGTTTCAAGTTTGATAAAGTCCCAAGATGAATTTGAGCGAGAAGTGAAGAGACTTGGAAAGATCAGGCACCATAATCTTGTGGCACTGGAAGGTTATTACTGGACTTCATCCTTGCAGCTCCTTATTTATGAATACATATCCAGTGGGAGTTTGTATAAGCATCTCCATGATGGACACAACAAGAACTGCCTATCCTGGCGACAGAGATTCAACATAATTGTGGGGATGGCAAAAGGTTTGGCGCATTTGCATCATATGAACATAATTCACTACAATCTAAAATCAAACAATATTCTGATAGATGATTTTGGTGAGCCAAAGGTTGGAGACTTTGGCCTGGCAAGGCTGTTGCCAATGTTAGACCGTTGTATCCTAAGCAGCAAAATCCAGAGTGCATTAGGCTATATGGCTCCCGAGTTTGCTTGTCAAACTGTGAAGATAACTGAGAAATGTGATGTTTATGGGTTTGGAATCTTAGTTTTGGAGGTGGTGACAGGTAAGAGACCAGTGGAATATATGGAGGATGATGTGGTGGTGCTCTGTGATATGGTGAGAGGAGCTCTAGAGGATGGCAGGGTggaggagtgttttgatggaaggCTTCGGGGGAATTTTCCTGAGGATGAGGCAATTCCAGTGATAAAACTTGGTTTAATATGTGCATCTCAAGTGCCATCAAATAGGCCAGACATGGAGGAAGTGGTCAATATTTTAGAGCTGATCCAATGTCCTGCGGAGGGCCAAGAGGAGTTGGAGTGA
- the LOC110669882 gene encoding uncharacterized protein LOC110669882, with amino-acid sequence MKNTVSGRTLLSLDCKRKWLVKLKPNWDFIEFYTFPETKTESLRVGQTVKYYKKDTKTTTPCPAPPLTLFCRSTRHNEKKLHVKSARKPTRVGILLSSSSPR; translated from the exons ATGAAAAATACTGTCAGTGGAAGAACATTGCTTAGCTTGGATTGTAAGCGAAAATGGCTTGTGAAACTAAAACCCAACTGGGATTTCATTGAATTTTATACTTTCCCCGAGACGAAGACTGAAAGCTTAAGAGTGGGACAAACTGTGAAATATTACAAGAAAGACACTAAAACGACAACGCCTTGTCCTGCACCTCCTCTTACCTTGTTCTGTCGTTCTACGAGACACAATGAAAAG AAACTGCATGTAAAATCAGCTAGGAAACCTACTCGTGTTGGCATATTGTTGTCCAGTTCAAGCCCCAGATGA